One part of the Amycolatopsis lurida genome encodes these proteins:
- a CDS encoding serine/threonine-protein kinase, whose amino-acid sequence MKPLNPGEPRQIGPYRIIAELGEGGMGRVVLGLAPDGRLVAVKQLHAQFAHDPRFRERFRREVATSRLVSGAYTAAVMDADAEAETPWLASVFVTGPSLKEAVDGAGPLPVESVRLLASGLAAALTEIHRAGLIHRDLKPSNIILTSDGPRVIDFGIARAAEDAQDLTGTGAIIGSPAFMSPEQAGSGQITGASDVFSLGAILVMAATGRGPFTGPTAPQTLYNVVHAAADLSAVPDEIRRIAEPCLAKDPARRPTPEQILDFLGPVPPGSAPWPPAVHARIRHQDAEVRSVLALPLPIWRPPPKKMAPRTKKILFGSLAAVVLLVVSGMVALGLTIADYAKPENPGTTSLSVSEALGAERLRLVDPCKVLAGRFVPEFGTLKPETGPIYPARCKYTGLKGVSFELRLGEGVSASSLERTDRTAEGLPLLRSTISGGCDSVAQLPADRRLGVVVSHSSREGNPCKAADDMLTAALTRLRTHEVDRAGEPASLLPLDPCTIADPAVLDKTMPNAQSAPRTLRICEWLGGGETLTIELQRGSYAPEGSPVDLGSGVTGDMREFGGSNCAVTWQHRPLPDREAEHVAVRLLGREGGGSPCDRAKEIAGSIASRLPKP is encoded by the coding sequence GTGAAACCGTTGAACCCCGGCGAACCCCGGCAGATCGGCCCGTACCGGATCATCGCTGAACTCGGTGAAGGCGGGATGGGCCGCGTCGTGCTCGGCCTCGCCCCGGACGGCAGGCTCGTCGCCGTCAAACAGCTGCACGCCCAGTTCGCGCACGATCCACGCTTCCGTGAACGGTTCCGGCGCGAGGTCGCCACGTCGCGGCTGGTCTCCGGCGCCTACACGGCCGCCGTCATGGACGCCGACGCGGAAGCGGAAACCCCTTGGCTCGCCTCGGTCTTCGTCACCGGACCGTCCTTGAAGGAGGCCGTGGACGGCGCCGGGCCGCTGCCCGTCGAGTCGGTGCGGCTGCTGGCGTCCGGGCTCGCCGCGGCACTGACCGAGATCCACCGTGCCGGGCTGATCCACCGGGATCTCAAGCCCAGCAACATCATCCTGACGAGTGACGGCCCCAGGGTGATCGACTTCGGCATCGCGCGGGCGGCCGAGGACGCGCAGGATCTCACCGGGACCGGTGCGATCATCGGGTCGCCCGCCTTCATGTCCCCGGAACAGGCGGGCAGCGGGCAGATCACCGGCGCGAGCGACGTGTTCTCCCTCGGCGCGATCCTGGTCATGGCCGCGACCGGCCGGGGCCCCTTCACCGGCCCGACCGCGCCGCAGACCCTGTATAACGTCGTGCACGCCGCAGCGGATCTCAGCGCCGTCCCGGACGAGATCCGGCGGATCGCCGAGCCCTGTCTGGCCAAGGATCCCGCGCGACGGCCGACTCCGGAGCAGATCCTCGACTTCCTCGGCCCCGTGCCGCCGGGCTCGGCGCCCTGGCCGCCCGCCGTGCACGCCCGGATCCGGCACCAGGACGCGGAAGTTCGCTCGGTGCTGGCCCTGCCGCTGCCGATCTGGCGTCCGCCGCCCAAGAAGATGGCGCCGCGCACGAAGAAGATCCTGTTCGGCTCGCTCGCCGCGGTCGTCCTGCTCGTCGTTTCGGGGATGGTCGCGCTCGGCCTCACCATCGCCGACTACGCCAAACCGGAGAACCCCGGGACGACCTCGTTGTCGGTGAGCGAGGCGCTCGGCGCGGAACGCCTGCGCCTGGTGGATCCGTGCAAGGTGCTCGCGGGCCGGTTCGTGCCGGAGTTCGGCACCCTGAAACCGGAGACGGGCCCGATCTACCCGGCTCGCTGCAAGTACACCGGTCTCAAGGGCGTCAGCTTCGAGTTGCGGCTCGGCGAAGGCGTGTCCGCCAGCAGTCTCGAACGGACCGACCGCACGGCGGAGGGACTTCCGTTGCTGCGCAGCACGATCAGCGGCGGATGCGACTCGGTCGCCCAGCTGCCGGCGGACCGGCGGCTCGGCGTCGTCGTCTCCCATTCGAGCCGGGAAGGCAACCCCTGCAAGGCCGCCGACGACATGCTGACCGCCGCGCTCACCCGGCTGCGCACGCACGAGGTCGACCGCGCGGGTGAACCGGCGAGCCTTCTCCCGCTCGACCCGTGCACGATCGCCGATCCGGCGGTGCTCGACAAGACCATGCCCAACGCTCAGTCCGCCCCGCGGACGTTGCGGATCTGCGAGTGGCTGGGCGGCGGGGAGACTCTGACCATCGAATTGCAGCGAGGTTCTTACGCGCCGGAGGGTTCGCCGGTCGACCTCGGCAGCGGTGTCACCGGCGACATGCGGGAGTTCGGCGGCTCGAACTGCGCCGTCACCTGGCAGCATCGCCCGCTGCCGGACCGCGAAGCCGAACACGTCGCCGTTCGCCTGCTGGGCCGCGAGGGCGGCGGAAGCCCGTGCGACCGGGCGAAGGAGATCGCGGGCTCGATCGCCTCGCGGCTGCCGAAGCCTTGA
- a CDS encoding serine/threonine-protein kinase gives MKPLNTGEPTGVGRYRVFAALGEGGMGRVLLGISADGRLVAIKQVHPGFAHDPGFRERFRREVETSRLVSGAYTAPVMDADPNAPTPWLASVFVPGPALSDAVSAGGPLPPMAVRHLAAGLALALGDIHRAGLIHRDLKPSNVILTGDGPRVIDFGIARAVEGDSELTHTGAVIGSPGFMSPEQAEGKPLTPASDMFSFGALLVMAATGRGPFTGTSTPHTLYNVVHLQPDLRQLAPELRQLVEPCLAKNPADRPSPAWVLERLGPIPPVTSPWPPVVSHLIETQQAEVRRLLNPPPPKRSRRGLYAGLAAAAVVLLAGGTVAAISLSGDDPPPAAIAPSSSPQPDEPVATPVNQDPLGPDNLRRVDLCKVLAGRDVPGFGKLSTKIDIQFDSCTYASPAGKWLELSVGGDLVEGEAGGELEGLPLRIKGSDDSCAVAVPVSGLPNTKLSVDVNSMSTKDEACSVVKAALADAVKWIRAGGHERELPAGTLAPLDPCALLGPATTDRLIGPVVETIREHLHQCRYDAAGNVRLAFVRAYPPAQLKDSYYTETATLDLGGAKVYLAKVDDGIARSTCSLTWQHRSVSERVGENVELTVGTSGTKMTADEACEKAKGFAGALLPKLPKP, from the coding sequence GTGAAGCCGTTGAACACCGGCGAACCCACCGGCGTGGGGCGCTACCGGGTGTTCGCCGCGCTCGGTGAGGGCGGGATGGGGCGGGTGCTGCTCGGGATCTCCGCCGACGGGCGCCTGGTCGCGATCAAGCAGGTCCACCCGGGTTTCGCGCACGACCCCGGCTTCCGCGAGCGGTTCCGGCGGGAGGTCGAAACGTCCCGCCTGGTGTCCGGTGCGTACACCGCACCGGTCATGGACGCCGACCCGAACGCGCCGACACCGTGGCTTGCGTCGGTGTTCGTGCCTGGGCCGGCGCTGTCGGACGCGGTCTCCGCCGGCGGTCCGCTGCCGCCGATGGCCGTCCGTCATCTCGCCGCCGGGCTCGCGCTGGCGCTGGGCGACATCCACCGTGCCGGGCTGATCCACCGCGATCTGAAGCCGAGCAATGTCATCCTCACCGGTGACGGTCCCCGGGTGATCGACTTCGGGATCGCGCGCGCCGTGGAAGGTGACTCCGAGCTCACGCATACCGGCGCGGTCATCGGTTCGCCCGGGTTCATGTCGCCGGAACAGGCCGAGGGGAAACCGCTGACCCCGGCGAGCGACATGTTCTCGTTCGGCGCGCTGCTGGTGATGGCCGCGACCGGACGCGGCCCCTTCACCGGGACGTCCACTCCGCACACCCTGTACAACGTCGTGCACCTCCAGCCCGACCTGCGGCAGCTGGCGCCGGAACTGCGGCAGCTCGTCGAGCCGTGCCTGGCGAAGAACCCGGCGGACCGGCCGTCGCCCGCCTGGGTGCTGGAGCGGCTGGGCCCGATCCCGCCGGTGACCAGCCCGTGGCCGCCGGTGGTGTCGCATCTCATCGAGACACAGCAGGCCGAGGTCCGGCGGCTGCTGAACCCGCCGCCGCCGAAACGATCCCGCCGCGGCCTGTATGCGGGACTGGCCGCGGCCGCCGTGGTGCTGCTGGCCGGTGGCACCGTCGCGGCGATCTCGCTGTCCGGGGACGACCCGCCGCCGGCCGCCATCGCGCCGAGTTCGTCACCGCAGCCGGACGAACCGGTCGCCACCCCGGTCAACCAGGACCCGCTCGGCCCGGACAACCTGCGCCGGGTCGACCTGTGCAAGGTGCTCGCGGGCCGGGACGTGCCGGGGTTCGGCAAGCTGAGCACGAAGATCGACATCCAGTTCGACTCGTGCACGTACGCCTCGCCCGCGGGCAAATGGCTGGAGCTGAGCGTCGGCGGTGACCTGGTCGAAGGCGAAGCCGGCGGCGAGTTGGAAGGTCTTCCGCTGCGGATCAAGGGCTCCGACGACTCGTGCGCGGTCGCCGTCCCGGTCAGCGGCCTGCCGAACACCAAACTCAGCGTCGACGTCAACTCGATGTCCACAAAGGATGAAGCGTGTTCGGTGGTGAAGGCCGCGCTCGCCGACGCCGTCAAGTGGATCCGCGCCGGAGGCCACGAACGGGAACTCCCGGCGGGCACCCTGGCTCCGCTGGACCCGTGCGCGCTGCTCGGCCCCGCGACCACGGACCGGCTGATCGGCCCCGTCGTCGAAACGATCCGCGAACACCTGCACCAATGCCGGTACGACGCGGCGGGGAACGTCCGCCTGGCCTTCGTGCGCGCGTACCCGCCCGCGCAATTAAAGGACTCGTACTACACGGAGACCGCCACCCTGGATCTCGGCGGTGCCAAGGTGTACCTGGCCAAGGTGGACGACGGGATCGCGCGTTCCACCTGCTCGCTGACCTGGCAGCATCGGTCCGTCAGCGAACGCGTCGGGGAGAACGTCGAGCTGACGGTCGGGACCAGTGGTACCAAGATGACCGCCGACGAAGCCTGCGAAAAGGCGAAGGGCTTCGCCGGGGCGCTGCTGCCGAAACTTCCGAAACCCTAG
- a CDS encoding MFS transporter translates to MTTARAERAVDRAWPLLAILGAGLFLVAVDATVLHVALPDLVRQLRPGASAQVWIVAIYPLTAAPLLLPFGTLGDRYGRRRVLVAGYVVFGLASLGCAFAPNVPALLAFRALLGCGGAMIMPVTMSLLRELFPEQRPRRTAIAVCSGIAGTGSVFGPILGGVLVEAWGWRATFLLNPPVILAAVVLALRWLPRNPPGRGSWDALSATLAAGGVLGVAFAVGHPGAWPTAVASGVTGCVLIGLFLRRQRRTDPPLLDLTLFRRPGVRAAVGGVLLVMSTLVGLGLLFAQYLQVVLGLSPTAAAGRLLLVLGASAVGSVVTPSMLGRFGNARVRTAGFTVAAVSLLVPAAGPAALTSPVLLGAGLTGLGLGMALALTSSTDTLLSATSADQAGGAAAVEKTGYELGAGFGTTVFGSLAAAVYAGHLAVPSGVPEQARLLALSGPAQAETATSGLSSRLAGELHDAAKAACTTGLQVSAAVACGLFVVAVVVSAGAPRR, encoded by the coding sequence GTGACCACGGCCCGGGCCGAGCGAGCGGTCGACCGCGCCTGGCCGCTGCTGGCGATACTCGGCGCCGGGCTCTTCCTCGTGGCGGTCGACGCGACCGTGCTGCACGTCGCGTTGCCCGACCTCGTCCGGCAGTTGCGGCCCGGCGCGTCGGCTCAGGTGTGGATCGTGGCGATCTACCCGCTGACCGCCGCGCCGCTCCTGCTGCCGTTCGGCACCCTCGGTGACCGGTACGGACGGCGTCGCGTGCTGGTCGCCGGGTACGTCGTGTTCGGGCTCGCGTCGCTCGGCTGCGCGTTCGCGCCGAACGTCCCGGCATTGCTGGCGTTCCGCGCGTTGCTCGGCTGTGGCGGCGCGATGATCATGCCGGTGACGATGTCGCTGCTGCGCGAACTGTTCCCGGAGCAGCGGCCTCGCCGCACGGCGATCGCGGTGTGCAGCGGGATCGCCGGCACCGGATCGGTGTTCGGGCCGATCCTCGGCGGAGTGCTCGTCGAGGCGTGGGGCTGGCGTGCGACGTTCCTGCTGAATCCGCCGGTGATCCTGGCGGCGGTGGTGCTGGCGCTGCGGTGGCTTCCCCGGAATCCGCCGGGCCGGGGCTCGTGGGACGCGCTCAGCGCCACCCTCGCCGCGGGCGGTGTCCTCGGGGTCGCTTTCGCCGTCGGGCATCCGGGCGCGTGGCCCACCGCCGTCGCCTCCGGCGTGACCGGCTGTGTCCTCATCGGACTGTTCCTGCGCCGCCAGCGCCGGACCGATCCGCCGCTGCTGGACCTCACCCTGTTCCGGCGGCCGGGCGTGCGGGCCGCGGTGGGCGGGGTGCTGCTGGTGATGAGCACACTCGTCGGGCTCGGTCTGCTGTTCGCCCAGTACCTGCAGGTGGTGCTCGGGCTTTCGCCCACCGCGGCGGCGGGCCGGTTGCTCCTGGTGCTGGGCGCTTCGGCAGTCGGCAGTGTCGTGACCCCGTCGATGCTGGGACGCTTCGGCAACGCCCGGGTCCGCACGGCCGGGTTCACCGTCGCGGCGGTGTCGTTGCTGGTCCCGGCGGCGGGGCCGGCCGCGCTGACGTCACCGGTACTGCTGGGTGCCGGGCTGACCGGGCTGGGCCTGGGGATGGCGCTCGCGCTCACGTCGAGCACCGACACCCTGCTTTCGGCGACCTCGGCGGACCAGGCAGGCGGCGCCGCCGCGGTCGAGAAGACGGGCTACGAACTGGGCGCCGGCTTCGGGACGACGGTGTTCGGCTCCCTGGCCGCCGCGGTGTACGCGGGGCACTTGGCCGTCCCGTCCGGCGTGCCGGAACAGGCGCGGTTGCTCGCTCTGTCGGGACCGGCTCAGGCAGAGACAGCCACGTCGGGTCTCTCCTCGCGATTAGCCGGCGAATTGCACGATGCCGCGAAGGCCGCCTGCACCACAGGGCTGCAAGTGTCGGCGGCTGTCGCTTGTGGACTGTTCGTGGTGGCCGTCGTCGTCAGCGCGGGCGCGCCTCGTCGGTGA
- a CDS encoding VOC family protein: protein MRLTSFYPVLMTEKIAETRDFYRDHFGFELTFEADWYVSLKRGDWELAILASGHDTIPAGAGEPCRDSC, encoded by the coding sequence ATGCGTCTGACCAGCTTCTACCCCGTTCTCATGACCGAGAAGATCGCCGAGACACGGGACTTCTACCGCGACCACTTCGGCTTCGAGCTCACCTTCGAGGCCGACTGGTACGTCAGCCTCAAACGCGGTGACTGGGAACTGGCGATCCTCGCCTCCGGGCACGACACCATTCCCGCCGGAGCGGGTGAACCGTGCAGGGACTCTTGCTGA
- a CDS encoding TetR/AcrR family transcriptional regulator produces MARTKQQQREETMEALTATARRLFAEHGYGKVGLETIAQTAGVSKGALYHHFSSKAELFRHVLGVVQHDVGEQIARAADAAPDSWAGLLAGCRTFLTAATDPETQQIMLLDGPSVVGWQDWRELDAESSARHLAEALTELMTEGVLAKRPVEPLVRLLSGAMNEAAVWLAHSPDPEADLAATMETLTPMIEALRLPGSLPA; encoded by the coding sequence ATGGCCCGCACGAAGCAGCAGCAACGCGAAGAGACGATGGAGGCGTTGACCGCCACCGCCCGGCGGCTGTTCGCCGAGCACGGCTACGGCAAGGTCGGGCTGGAGACCATCGCGCAGACCGCGGGCGTGAGCAAAGGCGCGCTCTACCACCACTTCAGCAGCAAGGCGGAACTGTTCCGGCACGTGCTGGGCGTCGTGCAGCACGACGTCGGCGAACAGATCGCGCGGGCCGCGGACGCCGCGCCGGATTCGTGGGCCGGGCTACTCGCCGGCTGCCGCACGTTCCTCACCGCGGCGACCGATCCGGAGACCCAGCAGATCATGCTGCTCGACGGTCCTTCCGTGGTCGGCTGGCAGGACTGGCGCGAACTGGACGCGGAGTCGTCCGCCCGCCACCTCGCCGAAGCCCTGACCGAGCTGATGACCGAGGGCGTCCTGGCGAAGCGGCCCGTCGAACCGTTGGTACGCCTGCTTTCCGGCGCGATGAACGAGGCCGCCGTCTGGCTCGCCCACTCCCCCGACCCGGAGGCCGACCTCGCCGCGACCATGGAGACGCTGACGCCGATGATCGAGGCATTGAGGCTTCCGGGCTCGTTGCCCGCTTGA